The following proteins are co-located in the Paenibacillus sp. JNUCC32 genome:
- a CDS encoding ABC-F family ATP-binding cassette domain-containing protein: MISTSGVTLRYGKRALFEDVNIKFTPGNCYGLIGANGAGKSTFLKILSGEIEPNSGEVHMTPNERMAVLKQNHYEYDQYPVLETVIMGHARLYTIMKEKDALYAKADFSEEDGMRAGELEGEFAELNGWDAEPDAAALLIGLGIPRELHDKKMSELSGNEKVRVLLAQALFGRPHNLLLDEPTNHLDLESIQWLENFLMDYEGTVIVVSHDRHFLNKVCTHIADIDFGKIQLYVGNYDFWYESSQLALALQRESNKKKEEKIKELQAFIQRFSANASKSKQATSRKKQLDKITLDDIRPSNRKYPFLNFKPEREAGKQLLTVDSLTKSVEGEKVLDNVSFVVNKGDKIAFVGPNGLSKTTLFQVITGETEAEAGEYSWGVTTTQAYFPKDNSAYFDGVDLNLVEWLRQYSKDQDETFLRGFLGRMLFSGEEALKKASVLSGGEKVRCMLAKMMLNGANVLIFDEPTNHLDLESITALNNGLIDFDGTILFTSHDHQFIQTIANRIIEITPNGIIDRSMSYDEYLESEEIKGLRESMYPVEV; the protein is encoded by the coding sequence ATGATCAGTACAAGCGGCGTAACGCTCCGCTATGGCAAACGAGCACTATTTGAAGATGTCAATATAAAATTCACCCCGGGCAACTGCTACGGCCTCATCGGCGCTAACGGGGCGGGTAAGTCTACATTTCTAAAAATCCTCTCCGGCGAGATCGAACCGAACTCAGGCGAGGTTCATATGACTCCCAACGAACGGATGGCGGTTCTGAAGCAGAACCACTATGAATATGACCAGTATCCGGTTCTGGAGACGGTCATCATGGGTCATGCCAGACTGTATACCATCATGAAAGAGAAGGATGCGCTGTATGCAAAAGCCGACTTCTCCGAAGAAGACGGCATGCGTGCGGGTGAGCTGGAAGGCGAATTCGCCGAGCTGAACGGATGGGATGCCGAGCCGGATGCGGCTGCGCTCCTGATCGGCCTCGGAATTCCGCGTGAGCTGCACGACAAGAAAATGTCGGAGCTGAGCGGCAACGAGAAGGTCCGCGTTCTCTTGGCCCAAGCATTGTTCGGCCGGCCGCATAACCTGCTGCTCGATGAGCCTACCAACCACTTGGACCTCGAATCGATTCAGTGGCTCGAGAACTTCCTGATGGATTATGAAGGCACCGTTATCGTGGTATCCCATGACCGTCACTTCCTGAACAAGGTATGTACGCATATTGCGGATATCGATTTCGGCAAAATCCAGCTGTATGTCGGCAACTACGACTTCTGGTATGAATCCAGCCAGCTGGCCCTCGCGCTCCAGCGCGAATCCAACAAGAAGAAGGAAGAGAAGATCAAGGAGCTTCAAGCCTTCATTCAGCGCTTCTCCGCGAATGCTTCGAAATCGAAGCAAGCGACATCCCGGAAGAAGCAGCTCGATAAAATTACGCTGGACGATATCCGTCCATCCAACCGTAAATATCCGTTCCTCAACTTCAAGCCTGAACGCGAAGCCGGCAAACAATTGCTGACCGTGGACAGCTTGACGAAGAGCGTGGAAGGCGAGAAAGTGCTGGACAACGTGAGTTTTGTCGTGAATAAAGGTGACAAAATTGCGTTTGTCGGGCCAAACGGCTTGTCGAAAACGACCTTGTTCCAGGTCATCACCGGCGAAACCGAAGCGGAAGCCGGCGAATACAGTTGGGGCGTAACCACGACTCAAGCATATTTCCCGAAAGACAATTCGGCTTATTTCGACGGAGTCGACCTGAATCTCGTGGAATGGCTGCGCCAATATTCCAAGGATCAGGACGAAACGTTCCTGCGCGGATTCCTTGGCCGCATGCTGTTCTCGGGCGAGGAAGCGCTGAAGAAAGCGAGCGTATTGTCCGGAGGCGAGAAGGTTCGCTGCATGCTGGCCAAAATGATGCTGAACGGCGCGAACGTGCTGATCTTCGATGAGCCGACGAACCACTTGGATCTGGAGTCCATCACGGCGCTCAACAACGGCTTGATCGATTTCGACGGAACGATTCTGTTCACCTCGCATGACCATCAGTTCATTCAGACGATTGCCAACCGGATTATCGAGATTACGCCTAACGGCATCATCGACCGCAGCATGAGTTATGACGAGTATCTGGAGAGTGAAGAGATCAAGGGGCTTCGCGAAAGCATGTACCCGGTTGAAGTTTAA
- a CDS encoding cation diffusion facilitator family transporter, giving the protein MVNAYDNIKQGERGAWISIAAYLVLSSFKIFCGYLFASSALLADGFNNLTDIVASLAVLIGLRISQKPPDSDHAYGHLRAETIAALVASFIMAVVGIQVLVEAVRSFFEGSKEVPNLWSAGVAGICAVAMLGVYRYNRNLARRIDNQALMAAAKDNLSDALVSVGAAVGIIGAQFGLPWLDTVAAVAVGVIICKTAWEIFRDCTYSLTDGFDENRLSDLRSTIARTPGVEGIKDMKARIHGNHVLVDVVIEVDPDISVLEGHQISDRIEEQMEKIHNIMSVHIHVEPKGSS; this is encoded by the coding sequence ATAGTGAATGCCTATGATAACATCAAACAAGGGGAGCGAGGGGCCTGGATCAGCATTGCGGCCTACCTCGTATTGTCATCGTTTAAAATATTCTGCGGATACTTGTTTGCATCCAGTGCTTTGCTCGCCGACGGTTTCAACAACCTGACGGATATCGTGGCATCGCTCGCCGTATTGATCGGGCTGCGGATTTCCCAGAAGCCGCCGGATTCCGATCATGCGTACGGACACTTGAGGGCGGAGACGATCGCGGCGCTGGTGGCCTCCTTCATCATGGCGGTCGTGGGCATCCAAGTGCTGGTTGAAGCCGTCCGTTCTTTTTTTGAAGGCTCCAAGGAAGTGCCGAATTTATGGTCTGCCGGCGTAGCCGGCATCTGTGCCGTTGCGATGCTGGGCGTATATCGTTACAATCGGAACCTTGCGCGGCGCATCGATAACCAGGCGCTGATGGCAGCGGCCAAGGATAACTTGTCCGATGCGCTCGTCAGCGTTGGGGCCGCTGTCGGCATCATCGGCGCACAATTCGGCCTGCCCTGGCTGGATACCGTGGCGGCCGTAGCGGTTGGCGTCATTATTTGCAAAACGGCTTGGGAAATATTCAGGGATTGTACCTATAGCCTCACCGACGGCTTTGATGAAAACCGTTTGTCGGATTTGCGCAGCACGATTGCCCGTACGCCCGGTGTCGAGGGAATCAAGGATATGAAAGCCCGAATCCACGGCAATCATGTATTGGTGGATGTCGTCATCGAGGTAGACCCGGATATCAGCGTTTTGGAGGGGCATCAGATCAGTGACCGAATCGAAGAGCAGATGGAGAAGATTCATAATATTATGAGCGTCCATATTCATGTGGAGCCTAAGGGATCCTCCTAA
- a CDS encoding MarR family transcriptional regulator: MSMRNEILELEMLFKKMLRTVQNEWQKEGFPKLGRTQYTALEKLHEQGALRLSDLADSIHVTCGAVTGISDKLIEGGFARRVRDTTDRRVIHLEITPLGRELIEQLANKRAELSDLLYGFLTDEEVRQLSSLYRKILTNVEYIQGQLST, encoded by the coding sequence ATGTCCATGCGGAATGAAATTCTGGAGTTGGAGATGCTATTTAAGAAGATGCTTCGGACTGTGCAGAATGAATGGCAGAAGGAGGGGTTCCCTAAGCTTGGGAGAACTCAGTACACCGCCTTGGAGAAGCTCCACGAACAGGGTGCTTTGAGATTGTCTGACTTGGCGGATTCCATTCATGTGACGTGCGGTGCGGTCACGGGCATATCCGATAAATTGATCGAAGGCGGATTCGCGCGCCGCGTAAGGGATACAACCGACCGCAGGGTCATCCATCTGGAGATTACGCCGCTCGGGCGGGAGCTGATCGAGCAGTTGGCCAATAAACGCGCCGAACTGAGCGATTTGTTATATGGTTTTCTAACAGATGAAGAGGTTAGGCAGTTGAGTTCCCTGTACCGCAAAATTTTGACGAATGTTGAGTATATCCAAGGTCAGCTGTCCACATAG
- a CDS encoding DHA2 family efflux MFS transporter permease subunit produces MNTHTAARPGEPVKKGPIIAALMIGAFVAILNQTLMNVALPSIMENLSIKPTVAQWLTTGFMLVNGVLIPVTAYLIARFSTRQLFISAMTLFTIGTLLCAISPNFAFLLTGRLVQAAGAGILMPLMTVVFLNIFPIENRGKAMGMMGIAMIFAPAIGPTLSGYIVEHYDWRVLFYMILPFSVIATLIGVFFLKNVTEVSRPKLDMIAVILSTLGFGGLLYGFSDAGNDGWSSTPVVTTLAVGTVALILFVWREMKADNPMLEFRIFKYNMFTLTTLINVIVTMAMYAGMILLPIYLQQIRGFTPVESGLLMLPGAILMGIMSPITGAIFDKVGARWLAVIGLAITVITTWEFSNLTETMSYGQIMIIYTARMFGMSMLMMPIQTAGLNQLPRSLNAHGTAMSNTLRMVSGSIGTAILVTVMSTQAESRGEALMQSGLFDPKNQADLLKLGNEATIYGINYAFVIATWISVVSLILAFFIKKTKPAEEPKAAGSREAAATNA; encoded by the coding sequence ATGAATACCCATACTGCTGCTCGCCCCGGCGAGCCTGTCAAGAAAGGCCCCATCATTGCCGCATTAATGATTGGCGCTTTTGTCGCCATTCTTAACCAGACTTTGATGAATGTTGCTCTGCCGAGCATCATGGAAAATTTAAGCATCAAACCGACGGTAGCCCAGTGGCTGACCACAGGCTTTATGCTGGTGAACGGAGTGCTGATTCCCGTTACCGCCTACCTGATAGCGCGATTCTCGACCAGGCAGCTGTTCATCAGCGCCATGACGCTGTTTACGATCGGCACCTTGCTGTGTGCCATCAGCCCTAACTTCGCATTCCTTCTAACCGGACGCCTCGTTCAGGCAGCGGGTGCAGGAATTCTCATGCCGCTTATGACCGTCGTATTTCTGAACATTTTCCCTATCGAGAACCGCGGTAAAGCCATGGGGATGATGGGGATCGCCATGATTTTTGCTCCTGCGATCGGTCCTACGCTTTCCGGATATATCGTGGAGCATTACGATTGGCGGGTGCTGTTCTACATGATCCTGCCTTTCTCCGTTATCGCTACGTTAATCGGGGTCTTCTTCCTTAAAAACGTGACCGAGGTCAGCCGGCCCAAGCTGGACATGATCGCTGTCATTTTGTCGACGCTCGGCTTCGGCGGCTTGCTCTACGGCTTCAGTGACGCCGGGAACGACGGCTGGTCCAGCACGCCGGTCGTGACGACCCTTGCGGTCGGCACGGTTGCCCTCATCCTGTTTGTATGGCGGGAAATGAAGGCCGACAATCCGATGCTGGAATTCCGTATATTTAAGTACAACATGTTTACGTTAACGACCTTGATCAATGTCATCGTCACGATGGCGATGTATGCCGGGATGATCCTGCTGCCGATTTATCTGCAGCAGATTCGCGGGTTTACGCCGGTGGAATCCGGTCTGCTCATGCTTCCCGGCGCGATTCTGATGGGGATTATGTCACCCATCACGGGCGCGATATTCGATAAGGTTGGCGCAAGATGGCTGGCTGTTATCGGTCTGGCGATAACGGTCATTACGACGTGGGAGTTCAGTAATCTGACCGAAACGATGTCTTACGGCCAGATTATGATTATCTATACGGCCCGCATGTTCGGTATGTCGATGCTCATGATGCCGATTCAGACCGCGGGATTGAATCAGCTGCCGCGGAGCTTGAACGCCCATGGTACGGCCATGTCGAATACACTCCGCATGGTTTCCGGCTCGATCGGAACCGCGATCCTCGTTACCGTCATGTCCACCCAGGCGGAGAGCCGAGGAGAAGCCTTGATGCAGTCGGGACTGTTCGATCCGAAGAATCAGGCCGACCTGCTTAAGCTGGGCAACGAAGCAACGATTTATGGCATTAACTATGCCTTTGTTATTGCCACCTGGATCAGCGTGGTTTCCTTGATTTTGGCTTTCTTCATCAAGAAGACGAAGCCGGCGGAAGAGCCGAAGGCAGCCGGAAGCCGGGAGGCTGCAGCAACGAACGCTTAA
- a CDS encoding DUF1328 domain-containing protein: MLKWSVIFLVVALIAGIFGFFGIVEAAASIAKVLFFVFVVLFVISLFTGRRRSM; encoded by the coding sequence ATGTTAAAATGGTCCGTAATTTTTCTGGTGGTTGCACTGATTGCAGGGATCTTCGGCTTCTTCGGCATCGTTGAGGCTGCAGCCAGTATCGCGAAGGTTCTGTTCTTCGTCTTCGTTGTCCTGTTTGTGATCTCTCTCTTTACCGGACGCAGACGAAGTATGTGA
- a CDS encoding DUF948 domain-containing protein, which translates to MLTQISVAIIAVAFAVLVFFLIKTLKAATQSLEKVTQTLQEVQKTVDELSYEVKQTIRNTNDITVDVQHKMKQIDPVMDTVKNLGEALSEVTYAVKQISAGMVSRFKQSRIEQKKEQPARMEVPLTAQDRTFQSYDAVYQKTEAEEKSRSRNWLSYVDTAVGLWNSFRRQKAR; encoded by the coding sequence ATGCTAACTCAAATCAGTGTTGCCATTATTGCCGTGGCATTTGCGGTTCTCGTATTCTTCTTGATCAAGACATTGAAGGCGGCCACGCAATCGCTCGAAAAGGTAACACAAACGCTTCAGGAAGTACAAAAGACGGTCGACGAATTGAGTTATGAAGTGAAGCAGACCATTCGAAATACGAACGATATTACGGTGGATGTTCAGCATAAGATGAAACAAATTGATCCGGTTATGGATACCGTCAAAAACCTGGGAGAAGCTTTAAGCGAAGTCACTTATGCGGTGAAGCAAATATCCGCCGGCATGGTTAGCCGCTTTAAGCAATCCCGGATAGAGCAGAAGAAAGAGCAGCCCGCCCGCATGGAAGTGCCTTTGACGGCACAAGATCGCACGTTCCAGTCGTATGACGCCGTCTATCAGAAGACGGAAGCGGAAGAAAAGTCCCGCAGCCGGAACTGGCTGTCCTACGTGGACACGGCAGTTGGCCTGTGGAACAGTTTCCGTCGTCAAAAAGCCAGATAA
- a CDS encoding general stress protein produces the protein MEFTNTKSYAKVVENGTQAVQEVQNLRQSGYDLDHIYVLAHDSDKTSRIVEAADANNVGIKEEGVFDALANLFRSRGDELRAKIVSLGFTEAEAGFYEKQLDLGKVLVIAKKD, from the coding sequence ATGGAATTCACCAATACGAAGTCATATGCCAAAGTCGTGGAAAACGGGACGCAAGCGGTTCAGGAGGTTCAGAATCTACGGCAGTCCGGTTACGATCTGGATCACATTTACGTACTGGCCCATGATTCGGACAAGACGAGCCGGATTGTGGAAGCAGCCGATGCCAATAATGTAGGCATTAAGGAAGAAGGCGTGTTTGATGCCCTGGCGAATCTGTTCCGGTCCCGCGGGGATGAGCTGCGTGCCAAAATCGTATCGCTTGGCTTTACCGAAGCCGAGGCGGGATTTTACGAGAAACAATTGGACCTTGGCAAAGTGCTCGTGATAGCCAAGAAGGATTGA
- a CDS encoding PP2C family protein-serine/threonine phosphatase, with amino-acid sequence MRILIVDDNPTNVIIIREILKKENYQNTLSASSALEMLEHLGIGDRSHDPNPRRADIDLVLLDMMMPEMDGIEACRIVQQYEHLKDIPIIMVTAVGDSKKLAEALDAGAVDYVTKPINKVELMARIRLALRLKHEKDWHIEREQRVQAELKLAAMVQNAVLSSPIEDEQLEIHALYQPSAELAGDLYAWFPLGDGRYGVILLDMMGHGITSSLFCMFIASVLKDTVTTYVEPEKVVQELNRRFNQLNLGEQLIQYYFTAIYLVVDTRLKRVDYVNAGHPPALFFKEDGEVMTLDQGCCPVGLFDRIEDMEPRSFHYEGEGHLVMYTDGLLELVEGGHDEKLDYLKTHLGGPHHWREDEMKEQYFVDDPSQEREDDKCLVWISLKKGEETNQ; translated from the coding sequence ATGAGAATATTAATCGTAGATGACAATCCGACTAACGTCATTATTATTCGAGAAATCTTGAAGAAGGAAAATTATCAAAATACACTATCTGCATCTTCAGCCCTGGAAATGCTGGAACACCTGGGGATCGGCGATCGCAGCCATGATCCGAATCCCCGTAGGGCGGATATCGATTTGGTGTTGCTCGATATGATGATGCCTGAGATGGATGGAATAGAAGCTTGCCGTATTGTTCAGCAATACGAGCATTTGAAAGATATACCGATCATTATGGTCACCGCCGTCGGAGATTCGAAGAAGCTGGCGGAAGCGCTGGATGCCGGTGCCGTCGATTACGTCACGAAACCGATCAACAAGGTGGAGCTGATGGCGCGGATACGCCTCGCGCTTCGGTTGAAGCACGAGAAAGACTGGCATATTGAAAGGGAACAGCGGGTCCAGGCGGAATTGAAGCTTGCGGCCATGGTTCAGAATGCCGTGTTAAGCTCGCCCATCGAAGATGAACAGCTGGAGATTCATGCGCTGTACCAGCCCTCGGCAGAGCTTGCGGGAGATTTGTATGCATGGTTTCCGCTAGGCGACGGACGTTATGGCGTGATTCTGCTGGATATGATGGGACACGGGATTACTTCGTCCCTGTTTTGCATGTTCATCGCTTCGGTGCTGAAGGATACGGTGACGACTTATGTCGAACCGGAGAAGGTGGTTCAAGAATTGAATCGCAGATTCAATCAGTTGAACCTGGGCGAACAGCTGATTCAGTACTATTTTACGGCCATCTATCTTGTCGTGGACACTCGTTTGAAGCGGGTGGACTATGTCAACGCAGGACATCCCCCGGCTCTGTTCTTCAAGGAGGACGGCGAGGTCATGACGCTGGATCAAGGTTGCTGCCCGGTTGGCTTGTTCGACCGGATCGAGGACATGGAGCCAAGAAGCTTTCATTATGAAGGCGAAGGTCATTTGGTTATGTATACGGATGGCCTGCTCGAACTGGTAGAGGGCGGACATGACGAGAAACTGGATTACCTGAAGACGCATTTGGGCGGCCCTCACCATTGGAGAGAAGACGAAATGAAGGAACAGTATTTTGTGGATGATCCATCGCAGGAGCGAGAGGACGATAAATGCCTGGTTTGGATATCTCTTAAAAAAGGAGAGGAAACCAATCAATGA
- a CDS encoding response regulator, which translates to MKLKSKLVIGFTTLLALMLVLTLIGYDRISYMNNQMDQIYQERYQKVRNSSGMRGEVNNMARELTNMILSNDPSTYAVSKQEIETMTAQAEEYFKAIKESVNTAEEQQLLVRIERAGNEYIVYQNKTLELLSTSDADGANALRNSTGQSVQNEILMSLNELSSYENQKINDDIAAAQAAYDRSVQIFIYIMAGGLLIGMLVILWILPSITRGINVVSMMLKSFGEGRLKAIRRIKVTSKDEFGDVARVFKDLSEDIIEKQRIEETYLQAQRDQSWLNSNMARVTELLEGINSLEEVGQRFISEFTPILGAHYGAIYIRQEDKHPNKLEMKGSYAHEGGEEPKVAFMIGEGLVGQAALDKKPVVLKGAPEDYMKVESAWGSSKPVSIMIYPILFENEVMGVVELASFEETTSLQEQLMSQLSQSLGIILNNITGRLRVEQLLRESQAMTEELQVQSEELQTQQEELRRTNENLEEQTNALKRSEDLLQRQQEELEHYNTELVAKTRALEEQVQEVEEKNDEIEKARVQLEQQAKQLSITTKYKSEFMANMSHELRTPLNSLLILSQLLSENKDGNLSSKQIEYAQTIYMSGSDLLKMIDEILDLSKVDAGKMEINYEDVQLPDIEAFVEQNFAAVASRKHINLGVHIEEDIPQSIVTDSHRVKQILRNLLSNAFKFTNSGSVELQVEKADKDKLPVYLNAESDYVAFAVKDTGIGIPADKTDLIFEAFQQVDGTTSRKYGGTGLGLSISRELSRLLGGGITVESEEGKGSCFTLFLPASHPEVADGAKEAAAAMEAPPESALIVPKAKMVTKEVQPAIQVDDDRNQLGPTDKVLLIIEDDVKFARILLDMARGRGFKALVALQGDIGLEMAKSYRPDAIILDIQLPVIDGWSVMGELKSSAVTRHIPVHVISVVDEVKQGLMMGAIAYLKKPSSREALEDAFTHIQSYAEKSMKHLLIVEDDDIQRNSIIELIGHDDVSITAASTGAEALSELRKQRYDCMVLDLMLTDMTGFELLDQIRDDENLVDLPIIIYTGKDLDSKEEMQLRKYAESIIIKDVKSPERLLDETTLFLHRVEADLPEDKRKILQKLHNKEELFEGKKILLVDDDIRNVFALSSVLEGYNMEVTFAENGREAIELLQQNPDFDLVLMDMMMPEMDGYEAMRRLREMPEFDKLPIIALTAKAMKEDRAKCIEAGASDYMKKPIQTEQLLSLMRVWLYS; encoded by the coding sequence ATGAAGCTTAAGAGCAAGTTAGTCATTGGGTTTACAACATTACTGGCGCTTATGCTGGTATTGACTCTGATCGGGTACGACCGGATCAGTTATATGAACAACCAGATGGACCAAATCTATCAGGAGCGTTACCAGAAGGTGCGGAACTCCAGCGGCATGCGCGGAGAAGTCAACAATATGGCGCGCGAACTTACGAATATGATCCTGAGCAATGATCCGTCTACGTATGCGGTGTCCAAACAGGAAATCGAGACGATGACGGCACAGGCGGAGGAGTATTTCAAGGCCATCAAGGAAAGCGTAAATACCGCAGAGGAACAGCAATTGCTGGTCCGGATCGAGCGTGCGGGTAACGAATATATCGTGTATCAGAACAAGACGCTGGAACTGCTCTCTACCAGCGACGCAGATGGGGCCAACGCACTCCGTAATTCCACCGGGCAATCGGTTCAGAATGAGATTCTGATGAGCCTGAACGAGCTTAGCAGCTACGAGAATCAGAAGATCAATGATGATATAGCCGCAGCGCAAGCCGCTTACGACCGCTCCGTGCAAATATTCATCTACATCATGGCCGGCGGGCTTCTTATCGGAATGCTGGTCATTTTATGGATTCTCCCAAGCATTACCCGGGGCATCAACGTGGTTTCCATGATGCTGAAGAGCTTCGGCGAAGGCAGGCTGAAGGCCATCCGCCGTATCAAGGTTACGTCCAAGGACGAGTTTGGGGACGTAGCACGAGTATTCAAAGACTTGTCCGAAGACATCATCGAGAAGCAGCGCATCGAGGAGACTTATCTCCAGGCGCAGCGTGATCAATCCTGGCTGAACTCGAATATGGCCAGAGTCACCGAGCTGCTGGAAGGAATCAATTCCCTGGAAGAGGTCGGCCAGCGATTTATCAGCGAATTCACGCCGATCTTGGGAGCTCATTACGGAGCCATCTATATCCGTCAGGAAGACAAACATCCGAACAAATTGGAGATGAAGGGCTCCTATGCCCATGAAGGCGGAGAAGAGCCGAAGGTTGCGTTCATGATCGGGGAAGGGCTTGTAGGCCAGGCGGCGCTCGATAAGAAGCCGGTCGTCCTGAAAGGCGCTCCTGAGGACTATATGAAGGTGGAATCCGCGTGGGGTTCATCCAAGCCGGTGTCTATCATGATCTACCCGATTCTGTTCGAGAATGAAGTGATGGGCGTCGTCGAGTTGGCTTCGTTCGAGGAAACGACATCTTTGCAGGAGCAGCTGATGTCTCAGCTAAGCCAGTCCCTCGGCATCATTCTGAACAATATCACAGGCCGACTGCGGGTCGAGCAGCTGCTGCGCGAATCCCAGGCCATGACCGAAGAGCTTCAGGTTCAATCGGAAGAGCTCCAGACGCAGCAGGAAGAGCTTCGCCGTACCAACGAGAATCTGGAGGAGCAGACCAATGCCCTCAAGCGTTCCGAGGACCTGCTGCAGCGCCAGCAGGAAGAGCTGGAGCACTACAATACCGAGCTTGTTGCCAAGACGCGTGCGCTTGAGGAACAAGTGCAGGAAGTGGAAGAGAAGAACGATGAAATCGAGAAGGCGCGAGTACAGCTCGAGCAGCAAGCGAAGCAGCTCTCGATTACAACCAAATACAAGTCGGAGTTCATGGCGAACATGTCCCACGAGCTGCGCACCCCTCTTAACAGCCTGCTGATATTGTCGCAGCTGCTGTCTGAGAACAAGGATGGGAACCTAAGCTCCAAGCAGATTGAATATGCACAGACGATTTACATGTCGGGCTCGGACCTGCTCAAAATGATTGATGAAATTCTCGACTTATCGAAAGTGGACGCCGGGAAAATGGAAATCAACTATGAAGACGTCCAGCTTCCGGATATCGAAGCCTTCGTGGAGCAGAATTTCGCCGCGGTGGCATCGCGGAAGCATATCAATTTGGGCGTTCACATTGAAGAGGATATCCCGCAAAGCATCGTGACGGACAGTCATCGCGTGAAGCAAATTCTGCGCAACCTGTTGTCGAATGCTTTCAAGTTTACGAATAGCGGCTCTGTCGAGCTGCAGGTGGAGAAGGCCGACAAGGACAAGCTTCCGGTTTACCTAAATGCCGAATCGGACTATGTGGCCTTCGCTGTCAAAGATACCGGAATCGGCATTCCGGCAGACAAAACGGATCTGATCTTTGAAGCCTTCCAGCAGGTGGACGGTACTACTAGCCGCAAATACGGCGGGACCGGGCTTGGCCTTTCCATCAGCCGCGAGCTATCCCGCCTGTTGGGCGGGGGGATTACGGTTGAATCGGAGGAAGGCAAAGGAAGCTGCTTCACCCTCTTCCTGCCGGCAAGCCATCCAGAAGTGGCAGATGGTGCGAAGGAAGCGGCCGCAGCGATGGAGGCACCGCCGGAGAGCGCTCTGATCGTACCGAAAGCCAAGATGGTTACGAAAGAGGTTCAGCCTGCCATACAGGTAGACGATGATCGTAACCAGCTCGGACCGACGGATAAAGTGCTGCTCATCATTGAGGATGACGTGAAGTTTGCCAGAATCCTGCTCGATATGGCCAGAGGCCGCGGCTTCAAGGCTTTGGTCGCACTGCAGGGTGACATCGGACTGGAGATGGCCAAGTCGTACAGACCGGATGCCATTATTCTGGATATCCAGCTCCCGGTAATCGACGGCTGGTCCGTCATGGGCGAGCTGAAGAGCTCTGCGGTTACCCGCCATATTCCGGTGCATGTCATCTCCGTTGTGGATGAAGTGAAGCAAGGCTTAATGATGGGAGCGATCGCTTACCTGAAGAAACCTTCAAGCCGGGAAGCGCTGGAGGACGCGTTTACGCATATCCAATCCTATGCGGAAAAATCGATGAAACATCTCTTGATTGTCGAGGATGACGATATTCAGCGGAATTCCATTATCGAATTGATCGGCCATGACGATGTGTCGATTACGGCGGCATCCACAGGCGCCGAGGCGCTCAGCGAGCTGCGTAAGCAGCGCTATGATTGCATGGTGCTTGATCTGATGCTGACGGATATGACAGGCTTTGAACTGCTTGACCAGATTCGCGATGACGAGAACCTGGTGGATCTGCCTATTATTATTTACACCGGCAAGGATTTGGATTCGAAGGAAGAGATGCAGCTTCGCAAATATGCGGAGTCGATCATCATTAAGGACGTGAAGTCCCCGGAACGGCTTTTGGATGAAACGACGCTGTTCCTGCATCGGGTTGAGGCCGATTTGCCGGAGGACAAACGTAAAATTCTGCAGAAGCTGCACAACAAGGAAGAACTGTTTGAAGGCAAGAAAATTCTGCTTGTGGATGACGATATCCGCAACGTGTTTGCCCTCTCCAGCGTGCTGGAGGGATACAATATGGAAGTGACCTTTGCCGAGAACGGCCGGGAAGCGATCGAGCTCCTTCAGCAGAATCCGGATTTCGATCTGGTGTTAATGGATATGATGATGCCGGAGATGGACGGTTATGAGGCGATGCGCCGTTTACGCGAAATGCCGGAATTCGACAAATTGCCGATTATTGCCCTGACGGCCAAAGCCATGAAAGAGGACCGCGCGAAATGCATTGAAGCGGGTGCTTCCGATTATATGAAGAAGCCGATTCAGACAGAGCAACTTCTTTCCCTAATGAGGGTTTGGTTGTATTCGTAA